The sequence below is a genomic window from Pleurocapsa sp. PCC 7327.
TTCTAATTTATCGAGTTGGCGTTGTTTTTCTCGTTGTTCTTTTAGCAAGCGGGTTTGGGTATCTTGCTGGATGCTGCGTTCTTGTTCGGCGGCGGCTAATTGTTGGGCTAGGGTTTGAATCTGTTGTTGTGAGTCGGTAACTTGAGTAGATAGGTTAGCAACATCTGCCTGTTTAGTAAATAGTTCCTGTTCGGTGACTTGCAGGCGCTGGCTTTGTTCTTCTAGGGTTTTTTGTAGTCGATCGCAGCGTTCGCTTAGTTTGGCGTGTTCGGTGCGTTGGGGATTAAGTGTTTCTTGGATGGTACTGATTTTGCGGCTGAGGGAGGTTTGTTCCTGCACCCACGCTTCAGAAGCCTCTGCGATCGCGTTTGCCCGTTCTCGGCTTTTTTGCAAGGTTTCTCTGGCTTGGTTGTGTTGTTCGATCGCACAGGGAATGGTTTCTTCCTCTAGTTGGGTTTTTTCTTGGGTGAGGTGAGCTAAGGTTTGCCGATATTGTTCGATTTCGCTGCTGGTGCGATCGATGTTGGCTTGCGTCTGTTGCGCCTGCGTTTCTAATTCCTGCTGTCGCTGTTGGAGTTGATGGCGTTTGGCTTTTTGCGTTGCCAGTTGGGAGGCGACGGAGAGTTGTTCGTCTTCTCCCAATGCTTTGACTTGGCTATTGAGGCGATCGAGTTCGCTTGCGGCTTGACTAATTTCGGTCGCCAATGCGTTAAGTTGTTCGCTAAGTTGGACTTTCTCCGTTTCTCCTGCGACAAGTTGCGCTTGTAATTGCCGTTCTTGTTCTTGTAGCGATCGCCAGATTAAAACCGTCTCCCACTGTTGTTTTTCCTGAATTGTCGCTTTTAATTTCTTGTATTTTTCTGCTTTGGTGCGATCGGCTGTTAAACGTTCGAGCGATCGCAACAATTCTTCTTCAATCAATCGATAGCGTTCTTCTCGTTCTCGAACCGATTCTAGGGTTTCTTTGGTTTTCTCGATTTTGCGATCGAATTCAGCAACTCCCGCCAGTTCGTCAATAATTTCTCGCCTCTCGCGCGAGTTCATGGTAATGATGCGGGTAACGTCTCCTTGCAGGACGACGTTGTAACCTTCGGGATAAATGCGCAGGCGATTCAGTTGTTCGTGAAGTTCGCTAACGCTACAGGGTTCGCCATTGATATAAAAGGTAGAAGCATAAGTTCCTCCCTTGGCGACTCGCAAGCGTCTGGTAACGATCCATTCATTATTCGTAAGTGGTTGGTGGTTGTTGGTTAGTAGGTATCCGTTGTGATTTTCTCGTGCTTCTTGTACGGACGCGCGACCGTTTGTTTCTACTCTTGAATTCTGTAGGGGCGTTTCGCGATCCCTCTCTACATCTAAGAGATCCGATACATCGAAGGTAACGGAGACGCTAGTTTCAGCCGTGTTGCGATTGTTGCTGTGGTTGTGATTGACTAGATCGGGGAGGCGTTCCGCACGCATTCCTTTTGATGTAGCCAAACCCAAACAAAATAGTAGCGCGTCTAGGATATTCGATTTACCGGAACCGTTGGGACCGGAAATAACAGTGAATCCAGGCAGTAAAGGAACCGAGGTCGTCCCGCCAAAAGATTTAAAGTGGGACAGTTCCACGCGCTTGATATGAACCATGCAGTCTGGCGTGCTATGTGCTGAGAGGAGTGGATACGTTTTGTATCAGTTTAACAATAGGAGACAGTTTAAGATGCTTAAAAGTTCCAAAATATGGCGATCGCTAATAATTGTTTACCTATTGACTATTATTCTAGGGCAATAAGACAAATCTATAGTTATTTCATCATTTTTACTGTTTCTAGTGCCATTCTTCTTTTGCTTCCCTACCGCTTTCAGATAATTTTTCTAGAAGAAATAGCGTCAAGCCAGTTAATTTTAAAAGTAAAGGTGAGCATATTACATACTCACCTTACCTGTTTGACAAAGGCAACTGGCCTCAATCTTACATCATGCCCATGCCACCCATGCCGCCCATACCACCCATGCCACCCATATCGGGCATAGCAGGCGCGGCTTTTTCAGGTTTTTCGACCACAAGCGCTTCGGTGGTTAGAACCATTCCGGCAATAGAAGCTGCATTCTGCACGGCAGAACGCACTACCTTAGCCGGATCGACGATCCCAGCCGCGATCATGTCTTCAAACTTCCCCGTGAGGGCGTTGTAACCGATGTTGAACTCGGTTTCCCGGACTCGTTCGACAATCACCGAACCTTCTGCCCCAGCGTTATCGGCAAGTTGGCGCACGGGGGCTTCTAAGGCTTTGGCGACGATATCGGCAGCAACTTTTTCTTCGTCGTCAGTGAGATTGTTTTTAAACTCAGCAACTTTTTTCGCTAAATGAATTAGCGTCGTGCCGCCGCCAGGGACGATTCCTTCTGCAACCGCAGCTTTGGTTGCATTGAGCGCATCTTCGATCCGCAGTTTTCTGTCTTTGAGTTCGGTTTCGGTAGCAGCCCCGACTTTAATGACGGCAACGCCCCCTGCTAGCTTAGCAATTCGTTCTTGCAGTTTTTCTCTATCGTATTCGGAGTCGGTTGCTTCTAGTTCTTTACGGAGTTGGGCAATCCGTTTTTGCACGTCTGCCTTATGTTCTCCACCGGCGACGATGGTGGTGTTATCCTTCTCGATCGTGACTTTGATGGCTTTGCCTAGCATATCTATAGAGACGGTATCCAGGCTTAATCCGATTTCCTCGGAAATGAGACGACCGCCCGTTAGAATAGCAATATCTTGTAGCATGGCTTTGCGACGATCGCCAAAACTGGGAGCTTTGATCGCAGCAACATTAAGAACTCCTCTCGCTTTATTGACGACTAGCGTAGCTAGGGCTTCTCCTTCTACGTCTTCGGCAATGATGAGCAAGGGTTTTCCAGCGCGGGCAATGTTTTCTAGGATCGGCACCAAGTCTGCGATCGCACTAATCTTTTTGTCGGTGATGAGAATGAGGGGATTTTCAAATTCTACAATTTGCCGCTCTTGATCGGTGATAAAGTAAGGAGAAATATAGCCGCGATCGATCTGCATCCCTTCGACGACTTCTAATTCTGTGGTCAGAGATTTCGATTCTTCAACGGTAATCACCCCATCTTTGGTGACTTTATCCATCGCCTCGGCAATCATTTGACCGATCGCTTCGTCGCTTCCTGCCGAAACGGTGGCCACCTGCGCGATCGCCGCTCCTTCTACTGGCTTAGCAACGGCTTCGATTTCTTTAACTAGATAGTGAATCGTTTTGTCTATTCCCCGTCTTAGAGCAACGGGATTCGCTCCTGAGGTGACATTCTTCAATCCTTCTCGGATCATTGCTTGCGCAATCACTGTAGCAGTAGTCGTGCCATCGCCAGC
It includes:
- the groL gene encoding chaperonin GroEL (60 kDa chaperone family; promotes refolding of misfolded polypeptides especially under stressful conditions; forms two stacked rings of heptamers to form a barrel-shaped 14mer; ends can be capped by GroES; misfolded proteins enter the barrel where they are refolded when GroES binds), which encodes MAKIVSFKDESRRALEAGINALADAVRITLGPKGRNVLLEKKFGAPQIVNDGITVAKEIELENPLENTGAKLIQEVASKTKDVAGDGTTTATVIAQAMIREGLKNVTSGANPVALRRGIDKTIHYLVKEIEAVAKPVEGAAIAQVATVSAGSDEAIGQMIAEAMDKVTKDGVITVEESKSLTTELEVVEGMQIDRGYISPYFITDQERQIVEFENPLILITDKKISAIADLVPILENIARAGKPLLIIAEDVEGEALATLVVNKARGVLNVAAIKAPSFGDRRKAMLQDIAILTGGRLISEEIGLSLDTVSIDMLGKAIKVTIEKDNTTIVAGGEHKADVQKRIAQLRKELEATDSEYDREKLQERIAKLAGGVAVIKVGAATETELKDRKLRIEDALNATKAAVAEGIVPGGGTTLIHLAKKVAEFKNNLTDDEEKVAADIVAKALEAPVRQLADNAGAEGSVIVERVRETEFNIGYNALTGKFEDMIAAGIVDPAKVVRSAVQNAASIAGMVLTTEALVVEKPEKAAPAMPDMGGMGGMGGMGGMGMM